One Helianthus annuus cultivar XRQ/B chromosome 12, HanXRQr2.0-SUNRISE, whole genome shotgun sequence genomic region harbors:
- the LOC110942694 gene encoding uncharacterized protein LOC110942694, which yields MAGSDEVNSHPKENNDTTRINITGAELQALIDDAVTRTLDRQYNESSDTHSKTLSVARSKPPSKSHESKEDDVHNSSNQRSVPSRQVVLHHEAPLKTCSYKNKSVKASGEGKREREEENSQRSDKKKKGGFKYKKDSEFRKNSSQSNNRPKCSNCRKQHSGKSTIDPRAKLCGICKTEGHKTLDCKELKNATCYNCNEEGHIKTNCPKLVKKHGEARKTNA from the exons atggctggatcagaTGAGGTTAACAGCCACCCGAAGGAGAACAATGATACTACCAGAATTAATATAACTGGTGCAGAACTACAGGCGTTAATAGATGATGCTGTTACTCGAACTCTTGACAGACAATATAATGAATCAAGTGATACACACTCTAAGACTCTATCTgtggctcgtagtaagccccctTCTAAATCACATGAGTCAAAGGAAGACGATGTTCATAACTCGTCAAATCAAAGGAGTGTTCCGTCTAGACAGGTTGTGCTTCATCATGAGGCACCACTTAAGACCTGCTCATATAa aAATAAGTCTGTTAAGGCTTCTGGCGAGGGAAAAAGGGAAAGAGAGGAGGAGAACTCTCAGCGAtctgacaagaagaaaaaggGAGGTTTTAAGTACAAGAAAGATTCTGAGTTTAGGAAAAACTCGAGTCAGTCTAATAACAGACCCAAATGCAGTAACTGCAGAAAGCAACATTCTGGAAAATCTACAATCGACCCACGTgctaaattgtgtggaatttgcaagaccgAGGGTCACAAAACTTTAGATTGCAAGGAGTTGAAGAACGCGACATGTTACAATTGTAACgaggaagggcacatcaaaaccaactgcccaaaacttGTAAAGAAGCATGGAGAGGCCAGGAAAACGAACGCGTGA